From the genome of Hymenobacter cellulosilyticus, one region includes:
- a CDS encoding cell division protein FtsQ/DivIB: MELKRKANNLIFATGCLVLLSALAVFAGVRQASRPVSEVIVTIGNEFNNYFISEREVTALLTRNGNQHLIGAHPDDLDLKALEARLKAHSFVREAQVYRDLAGNLHADVRQNRPIARLVHADTRQDSYLDAEGKKLPLSSLFTARVVPISRLGGGPLQAGFFQDSTGRQYLEFLRYIDEHPFWRAQVAEVFIGPNGKVSFTQQVGINE, encoded by the coding sequence ATGGAGCTGAAGCGTAAAGCCAACAACCTGATTTTTGCCACCGGGTGCCTTGTTCTGCTCTCGGCGCTGGCTGTGTTTGCCGGAGTTCGGCAAGCCAGCCGTCCCGTGAGCGAAGTCATCGTGACCATTGGCAACGAGTTTAACAATTACTTCATCAGTGAGCGGGAAGTAACGGCTTTGTTGACCCGTAACGGCAACCAGCACCTGATTGGCGCCCACCCCGACGATCTAGACCTTAAAGCCCTGGAAGCCCGCCTGAAAGCCCACAGCTTTGTGCGGGAAGCTCAAGTATACCGCGACCTGGCCGGCAATCTGCACGCCGACGTGCGCCAAAACCGTCCGATTGCCCGCCTCGTACACGCCGATACCCGGCAGGACAGCTACCTCGATGCGGAGGGCAAGAAACTGCCGTTGTCTTCGTTGTTTACAGCCCGCGTGGTACCCATTTCCCGGCTGGGTGGTGGGCCCCTCCAAGCTGGCTTTTTCCAAGATTCCACCGGGCGCCAATACCTCGAGTTTTTGCGCTATATTGATGAGCATCCGTTCTGGCGGGCGCAGGTAGCAGAGGTTTTTATTGGCCCTAATGGCAAGGTTTCCTTCACCCAGCAGGTGGGGATCAACGAATAG
- a CDS encoding chloride channel protein, with protein MGLLYYYWGRSVEAGNNLLLDEIHAPRAVLPLRMAPLVLLGTLLTHLFGGSAGREGTAVQMGGALADQLTRWFRLRPRDRTLLLIAGISAGFASVFGTPLAGAVFGLEVFLLGRLRYDAILPSFLAAACADWVTRAWGVGHTAYPQLPTPEHLSLLELGSAAGAGLVFGLTARLFVGATHLVSGFCKRWLAFEPLRPVLGGAVVALLVWALGTTDYIGLGVPVIVRAFAEPLPSYAFVLKLLLTALTLGAGFKGGEVTPLFFIGAALGNALFPVLPLPMPLLAGMGFVAVFAGAANTPLACIMMGLELFGQQGGIYIGLACVVSYLFSGHRGIYGAQMVGQSKHGLWARDQGRRLRDLR; from the coding sequence GTGGGGTTGCTCTACTACTATTGGGGCCGGTCGGTGGAAGCGGGCAACAACCTGCTGCTGGATGAAATTCACGCGCCCCGCGCCGTGCTGCCTTTGCGCATGGCTCCGCTGGTATTGCTGGGTACCCTGCTAACCCATTTGTTTGGCGGCTCGGCCGGGCGCGAAGGTACCGCGGTGCAAATGGGCGGGGCATTGGCCGACCAACTCACGCGCTGGTTCCGCCTGCGCCCCCGCGACCGAACATTGCTGCTCATTGCCGGTATCAGCGCCGGTTTTGCCTCGGTGTTTGGCACGCCGCTGGCCGGCGCGGTTTTCGGCCTGGAGGTGTTTCTGCTGGGCCGGCTGCGCTATGATGCCATTCTGCCCAGCTTCCTGGCTGCCGCCTGTGCCGACTGGGTGACCCGGGCCTGGGGCGTGGGTCATACGGCCTACCCACAGCTGCCTACGCCTGAGCACCTATCGTTGCTGGAATTAGGCAGCGCGGCCGGGGCCGGCCTGGTCTTCGGACTTACGGCCCGGCTGTTTGTGGGCGCTACGCATCTGGTCAGTGGCTTCTGTAAACGGTGGCTGGCGTTTGAGCCGCTGCGGCCCGTGCTGGGGGGAGCCGTGGTGGCGCTGCTGGTTTGGGCCCTGGGCACTACAGATTATATAGGACTAGGAGTGCCAGTCATCGTGCGGGCCTTTGCTGAGCCGCTGCCGAGCTATGCCTTTGTCCTGAAGCTGCTGCTGACGGCCCTGACGCTGGGTGCTGGCTTTAAGGGCGGGGAAGTCACGCCCCTGTTTTTCATCGGGGCAGCTTTGGGCAACGCTTTGTTCCCGGTGCTGCCTTTGCCCATGCCCTTACTAGCGGGCATGGGCTTCGTGGCCGTGTTTGCCGGCGCTGCTAATACTCCCCTGGCGTGCATTATGATGGGTTTGGAATTATTTGGGCAGCAGGGCGGAATCTACATCGGGCTGGCCTGCGTGGTGAGCTACCTTTTTTCTGGGCACCGTGGCATTTACGGGGCCCAGATGGTAGGACAGAGCAAGCACGGACTGTGGGCCCGGGACCAGGGCCGGCGTCTGCGCGACCTGCGCTAA
- a CDS encoding transporter, whose protein sequence is MKQIYLTLALLGLMSSAARACDICGCFMGITPYDNQSGVSLMHRYRIFNGYQALGQRHAFFPAGVQPFVPSQPNHDNGYEHSHQGDATDYEAYRVLELRGKYFLAQRLEINAFVPYVMNTSQSNGRQLNTAGLGDATVFAGYHLIRAIETAGVQSRLIVGGGAKLPTGDYRRTNPRGSATPCSTSPVPAPPTALCI, encoded by the coding sequence ATGAAACAGATATATCTAACTCTGGCTCTACTGGGCCTAATGAGTTCGGCGGCCCGCGCCTGCGATATTTGCGGCTGCTTTATGGGCATCACGCCTTATGACAACCAGAGCGGCGTTTCGCTGATGCACCGCTACCGGATTTTTAATGGGTACCAGGCGCTAGGGCAGCGCCACGCGTTTTTTCCCGCCGGGGTCCAGCCGTTTGTGCCCAGCCAGCCCAACCACGACAACGGCTACGAGCACAGCCACCAAGGCGACGCCACCGATTATGAAGCCTACCGGGTACTAGAGCTGCGGGGCAAGTATTTTCTGGCCCAGCGCCTGGAAATTAACGCCTTTGTGCCCTACGTCATGAACACGTCCCAGAGTAACGGCCGGCAGCTCAACACGGCCGGGCTGGGCGACGCCACCGTTTTTGCCGGCTACCACCTGATCCGGGCCATCGAAACGGCGGGCGTCCAGAGCCGGCTTATCGTGGGCGGGGGGGCCAAGCTACCCACCGGCGACTACCGCCGCACCAATCCGCGGGGCAGCGCTACTCCATGCTCAACCAGCCCGGTACCGGCACCACCGACGGCTTTGTGTATCTGA
- a CDS encoding cytochrome-c peroxidase — MRQRIPTVLLALGLAALLAAGCQSEAEVAPETVPGSVLPANFPAPVYDLNQNPPTKQGFELGRTLFYDPRLSRDGTISCGSCHQQFAAFSHAGHGLSHGIDELLGTRNAPALQNLRWQRNFLWDGGSNHLETMPIAPLTDAVEMDETLENVVRKLNADASYAQRFAVVFNTKPIDSYQLLKALAQFTAALTSANSRYDHYARHESGGTMSAGELRGLRLLTQKCTPCHGTELFTDNSYRNNGLDRAFAADSGRARITQLPADRGKFKVPSLRNVARTAPYMHDGRFQTLEQVLDHYDHGVQPSATIDPQLQTGTTLGIPLSSQEKTDLLAFLQTLTDEQFLTDKRLSEKP; from the coding sequence ATGAGACAACGCATCCCGACGGTGCTGCTGGCCCTGGGGCTGGCGGCACTGCTTGCGGCGGGCTGTCAGTCCGAGGCAGAGGTGGCCCCCGAAACGGTACCGGGCAGCGTATTGCCGGCTAATTTTCCCGCGCCCGTGTACGACTTAAACCAGAATCCGCCCACCAAGCAAGGGTTTGAGCTGGGCCGTACCCTGTTTTACGACCCCCGCCTTTCCCGCGACGGTACCATCTCCTGCGGCAGCTGCCATCAGCAGTTCGCGGCCTTCTCCCACGCCGGCCACGGCCTTAGCCACGGCATCGATGAGCTGCTGGGTACGCGCAATGCCCCGGCCCTGCAGAACCTACGCTGGCAGCGCAACTTCCTCTGGGATGGCGGCTCGAACCACCTTGAAACCATGCCCATAGCGCCGCTGACCGATGCTGTGGAAATGGATGAGACCCTGGAAAACGTAGTCCGTAAGCTCAACGCCGATGCTTCGTACGCGCAACGCTTTGCCGTTGTATTCAATACCAAGCCTATCGACTCTTACCAGCTGCTCAAAGCCTTGGCGCAATTTACAGCGGCCCTAACTTCGGCTAATTCGCGCTACGACCACTACGCGCGCCACGAAAGCGGCGGCACGATGTCGGCCGGGGAACTGCGGGGGCTGCGGCTGCTGACCCAGAAGTGCACGCCCTGTCACGGCACTGAGTTGTTTACCGACAACTCCTACCGCAACAACGGGCTGGACCGGGCCTTTGCTGCCGACTCGGGTCGGGCCCGCATCACCCAGCTGCCCGCCGACCGGGGCAAGTTCAAGGTGCCGTCTTTGCGCAACGTGGCGCGCACGGCTCCTTATATGCACGACGGGCGCTTCCAGACCCTGGAGCAGGTGCTCGACCATTACGACCATGGCGTGCAGCCCTCGGCCACCATCGACCCGCAGCTGCAAACCGGCACCACCTTGGGCATCCCGCTGAGCAGCCAGGAAAAAACGGACCTGCTGGCTTTTCTGCAAACCCTGACGGACGAGCAGTTTCTGACCGACAAGCGGCTGTCGGAAAAACCCTAA
- a CDS encoding MbnP family protein — MSFSFSNCKKDAAAEPQVGKLAIEMDHVVGNSSLVLNAATPNYTTPSGDRFSVSTLRYYISNIRLRKEDGSEYIQPESYYLVDATRPDSKVLTLENVPTGDYTGITFTIGVDAARNTAGAQKGALAPSDMFWSWNTGYIFLKLEGKSPEADNGAFTYHIGGFEGANNAIRTVSPAFPTGTTLLIRTDHAPEMHMKVDVMKILTGPTEVRFATFSTAHMPGASAVKLANNYAAGMFRVDHIHAN, encoded by the coding sequence TTGTCCTTTTCCTTCAGCAACTGCAAAAAAGATGCGGCTGCCGAACCTCAGGTGGGTAAGCTCGCCATTGAAATGGACCATGTGGTGGGCAATAGCAGCTTAGTACTCAATGCTGCCACTCCCAATTACACGACCCCGAGCGGCGACCGTTTTTCGGTAAGCACCCTACGTTACTACATTTCCAACATTCGCCTGCGTAAGGAAGACGGCTCGGAGTATATTCAGCCCGAGAGCTATTATCTGGTGGATGCCACGCGCCCCGACTCGAAGGTACTGACCCTGGAAAATGTGCCGACGGGTGACTACACGGGTATCACCTTTACCATTGGCGTAGACGCGGCCCGGAATACTGCTGGCGCTCAGAAGGGCGCCCTGGCACCGAGCGACATGTTCTGGAGCTGGAACACCGGCTATATTTTCCTGAAGCTGGAAGGCAAGTCGCCGGAGGCTGATAATGGGGCTTTTACGTACCATATCGGCGGATTTGAGGGTGCCAATAACGCCATCCGGACCGTTTCCCCAGCTTTTCCAACGGGCACCACGCTGCTGATCCGGACCGACCACGCTCCCGAAATGCACATGAAGGTAGACGTGATGAAAATCCTGACCGGCCCCACCGAGGTGCGCTTTGCCACGTTTAGCACGGCCCACATGCCGGGAGCCTCGGCCGTAAAGCTGGCCAACAATTATGCAGCCGGCATGTTCCGCGTCGACCACATCCACGCCAACTAA
- a CDS encoding NADPH-dependent FMN reductase produces the protein MITIIAGTNRPASRARRIANIYAALLEEMGADYQILDLADLPGDFTISALYDNTGKHEAFNKLVRQAESADKLVFIVPEYNCSIPGVLKSFIDGLPYPGGIRGKKAALVGLSAGTQGGLLALSHLTDILMYLGTLVLPSRVRLPSLDQYLLSNGELDNSLYLQLLKDQAEQLVAS, from the coding sequence ATGATTACTATTATTGCCGGCACCAACCGACCGGCCTCCCGCGCCCGCCGCATTGCCAACATCTACGCTGCTCTGCTCGAGGAAATGGGCGCTGATTACCAGATTCTGGACTTGGCCGACTTACCCGGTGACTTCACTATTTCGGCCTTGTATGATAATACGGGTAAGCACGAGGCCTTCAACAAACTCGTGCGGCAGGCAGAATCGGCTGATAAGCTGGTGTTCATCGTACCGGAATACAACTGCTCGATTCCCGGCGTACTGAAGTCGTTTATCGACGGGCTGCCCTACCCCGGCGGTATCCGGGGGAAAAAAGCGGCGCTGGTGGGCTTAAGCGCCGGGACCCAGGGCGGACTACTGGCCTTGAGTCACCTGACCGATATTCTGATGTACCTTGGGACCCTGGTATTACCGTCCCGGGTGCGCTTGCCCAGCCTCGACCAATACCTGCTTAGCAACGGGGAACTGGATAATTCGCTTTACCTGCAGCTGTTGAAAGACCAAGCCGAGCAGTTGGTGGCGTCGTAG
- a CDS encoding succinate dehydrogenase/fumarate reductase iron-sulfur subunit — protein sequence MNLTLKVWRQKNRNAQGQIVDYQVKDISPEMSFLEMLDVLNEDLLRRGDEPVAFDHDCREGICGSCNLFINGRAHGPEAGTTTCQLHMRKFSDGDTITIEPWRASAFPVNKDLSVDRSAFDRIIQAGGYVSVNTGGVPDGNEIPIPKDIADRAFEAATCIACGACVAACKNASAMLFVSAKVSQLALLPQGQVERKTRVENMVAQMDKEGFGACSNIGSCAAECPVGISLENIAILNREFLNAKATSNNLS from the coding sequence ATGAATCTCACGCTGAAGGTGTGGCGGCAGAAAAACCGCAATGCCCAAGGCCAAATTGTGGATTACCAGGTAAAGGACATTTCGCCCGAGATGTCGTTCCTGGAAATGCTGGACGTACTCAACGAAGACCTGCTGCGCCGCGGCGACGAACCCGTTGCCTTCGACCACGACTGCCGCGAAGGCATTTGCGGCTCGTGCAACCTGTTCATCAACGGCCGGGCCCACGGTCCCGAAGCTGGTACTACAACCTGCCAGTTGCACATGCGCAAGTTCTCTGATGGCGACACTATTACCATCGAGCCCTGGCGCGCTAGTGCTTTCCCCGTTAACAAGGACCTGAGCGTGGACCGCTCGGCTTTCGACCGGATTATTCAGGCTGGTGGCTACGTGAGCGTAAACACCGGTGGTGTGCCCGACGGCAACGAAATTCCGATTCCGAAGGACATTGCTGACCGTGCTTTCGAAGCGGCTACTTGCATCGCCTGTGGAGCCTGCGTGGCGGCCTGTAAGAATGCCTCGGCTATGCTGTTCGTATCGGCTAAGGTGTCGCAGCTGGCACTGCTGCCCCAGGGCCAGGTAGAGCGCAAAACCCGCGTGGAAAACATGGTAGCCCAGATGGACAAAGAAGGCTTTGGTGCCTGCTCCAACATCGGCTCCTGCGCCGCTGAGTGCCCCGTAGGCATTTCGCTAGAGAATATTGCCATTCTGAACCGCGAGTTCCTGAACGCCAAGGCTACGTCGAACAACCTGTCGTAA
- a CDS encoding succinate dehydrogenase cytochrome b subunit: MSWISKTFSSSIGRKIIMSITGLFLCSFLVVHLIGNLQLFKDDGGQAFNVYSHFMGTNPLIRTVEWVLVLGFGFHIYESIVLTQRNKTARGANYVSNHAEQNSPWQSRNMGLLGTIILIFLLVHLYNFFYRARFGELDPDINNNDDLYTLVATSFKQLWYVILYVAAQIALGYHLIHGFRSAFQTLGLNHRKYTPAIKFVGYAFSVIVSAGFAAMPLYFYFFK; this comes from the coding sequence ATGAGTTGGATCAGTAAAACGTTTTCCAGTAGCATCGGCCGCAAGATTATCATGTCTATTACCGGCCTGTTTCTGTGCTCTTTTTTGGTTGTTCACCTCATCGGCAACCTGCAGTTGTTCAAGGATGATGGTGGGCAGGCTTTCAATGTCTACTCACACTTCATGGGTACCAACCCGCTGATTCGCACCGTCGAATGGGTACTGGTACTGGGCTTTGGCTTCCACATCTACGAGTCCATTGTGCTGACCCAGCGCAACAAGACGGCCCGGGGTGCCAACTACGTCAGCAACCACGCTGAGCAGAACAGTCCCTGGCAGTCGCGCAACATGGGTTTGCTGGGCACCATCATCCTGATTTTCCTGTTAGTACACTTGTACAACTTCTTCTACCGGGCGCGCTTCGGCGAGCTGGACCCGGATATCAACAACAACGACGACCTCTACACGCTGGTGGCTACTTCCTTCAAGCAGCTCTGGTATGTAATTCTGTACGTTGCAGCCCAGATTGCCCTGGGTTACCACCTGATTCACGGCTTCCGCAGTGCCTTCCAGACTCTGGGTCTGAACCACCGCAAATACACGCCGGCCATTAAGTTCGTGGGCTATGCCTTTTCGGTCATCGTGTCGGCCGGTTTCGCTGCCATGCCCCTGTACTTCTACTTTTTCAAATAA
- a CDS encoding T9SS type B sorting domain-containing protein — MNLSLPRSAGKWVLVLMASVLSLFGLHSTAQASHIRAGDIQAKSDTTYPFGDKRNNPRRIFFKMVTYTDFGSTKVDEPAVTIFFGDGTSSGKNGVPRFSRVQVTEDTYRNVYYFEHTYNADRSYTVSYIGENRKTGVQNMSESDQQTFFIATRITIDPALGINRSPVLNAPAIDKASFQQVFLHNPAASDADGDSLTYEIRESYQAGSIDNSISNNNTPIDKITTGFVFPNQVSAPGVRVPYLNEPTGSGAIFRIGLNDGQLVWNSPNRLGDFNVAVIVREWRRTEFGVREMGYVIRDMQIQVQPTNNKRPTVNIPADICVVAGVQLRKKITATDPDNDPVVIEAYSGLIGRRVAPATFSQSNLGPNPIAQGIFRWTPECGDVSSQPYLVVFKATDKPKPGETPLIDEKVLRIRVVGPRPENVRAQQNINNVLLTWDRYACQNASKLLIYRKEGPSNFPTDTCQTGIPASSGFVKIAELTDVSLQAYLDNGATSQLQRGRTYCYRIYAEFPLPAGGASLASLETCVTLQGRPAVLTHATVDITDRTAGQVTVRWTQPKTSGSFQAPFGYTLYRGTGRNATQQQSEVVKTSSDLKDTVFVDRGRNTLENAFTYRLEFFQKDLANPTNPVVERSGPASTVRLSGVPNESANQVRLNWSFKVPWKNTEPGRYTVIYRRNPGSADFVRLDSVQRDTTYIDRGDKPQFPLRPGETYSYYVRTNGTYNDPNLPDPLLNLSQRLTVLLVPTPCPPVVTVQSDCEQLKTKVLNRPGYFPAPGETYTNQLTWELNPKDPEGCSTDIAYYRIFYRRTTDTDFTLIDSTSSPVRSYSHRGLSEQAACYKVQAVGVLGGRRSALSAEVCVDNCIIFELPNIFTPNGDGINDTFRPRVASPLRKVRFQAFNRWGVKVFEGDGDPNINWTGNATSGERGKGVQVPDGVYYYLAEVEFADANSTKITYKGWVEITH; from the coding sequence ATGAACCTTTCTTTACCGCGGAGTGCCGGTAAGTGGGTACTAGTGCTGATGGCCAGTGTGCTAAGCCTGTTTGGGCTGCACTCCACGGCCCAGGCATCCCACATTCGGGCTGGTGATATTCAGGCAAAAAGTGATACCACCTATCCTTTCGGGGATAAGCGCAACAATCCGCGTCGCATCTTCTTTAAGATGGTGACTTACACCGACTTCGGCTCCACGAAAGTAGACGAGCCCGCGGTTACCATCTTCTTCGGGGACGGGACCAGTAGCGGCAAAAACGGGGTACCGCGATTCAGCCGGGTTCAGGTGACCGAGGATACGTACCGGAACGTCTACTATTTCGAGCACACCTATAATGCCGACCGCAGCTACACCGTAAGCTATATCGGGGAGAACCGGAAAACCGGGGTGCAGAATATGAGCGAGTCGGACCAGCAAACGTTCTTCATCGCCACGCGCATTACCATTGACCCCGCCCTGGGCATTAACCGCTCCCCGGTGCTCAATGCCCCGGCTATTGATAAAGCTAGCTTCCAGCAAGTATTTCTGCACAACCCCGCTGCCTCGGATGCCGACGGCGACTCGCTGACCTATGAGATTCGGGAAAGCTACCAGGCTGGCTCTATCGACAACTCTATCAGCAACAATAACACGCCCATTGATAAAATTACCACGGGCTTTGTCTTTCCAAACCAGGTTTCTGCCCCCGGCGTCAGAGTCCCTTATTTAAACGAGCCTACCGGTTCGGGCGCGATTTTCCGAATCGGCCTCAATGATGGCCAGCTTGTCTGGAACTCGCCCAACCGCTTGGGTGACTTCAACGTGGCGGTAATTGTGCGGGAATGGCGGCGTACTGAGTTTGGCGTTCGGGAGATGGGTTACGTTATCCGGGACATGCAGATTCAGGTGCAGCCCACAAACAACAAGCGGCCCACCGTTAATATCCCGGCAGATATCTGCGTGGTGGCCGGGGTGCAATTGCGTAAAAAGATAACTGCTACCGACCCCGACAATGACCCCGTGGTTATTGAAGCCTACAGTGGTTTGATTGGTCGGCGGGTAGCCCCCGCTACATTTTCCCAGAGCAACTTAGGGCCTAACCCCATTGCCCAGGGTATTTTCCGCTGGACTCCCGAATGCGGCGACGTATCCAGCCAGCCATACTTGGTGGTGTTTAAAGCCACTGATAAGCCCAAGCCTGGCGAAACCCCGCTTATTGACGAGAAGGTGCTGCGCATTAGAGTCGTCGGGCCCCGACCCGAAAACGTGCGGGCACAGCAGAATATTAATAACGTCTTGCTGACCTGGGACCGGTACGCCTGTCAGAATGCTAGTAAGCTGCTGATTTACCGCAAGGAAGGTCCTTCCAACTTCCCGACCGATACTTGCCAGACCGGAATTCCGGCTTCCTCAGGGTTCGTAAAGATTGCCGAGCTGACCGACGTTTCGTTGCAGGCCTATCTTGATAACGGCGCGACTTCTCAGTTGCAAAGAGGCCGGACTTACTGCTACCGGATCTACGCGGAGTTCCCCTTGCCAGCCGGTGGCGCCAGCTTGGCATCACTGGAAACCTGCGTGACGCTCCAGGGCCGCCCAGCCGTGCTGACTCATGCCACCGTTGACATCACCGACCGCACCGCCGGGCAGGTAACAGTACGTTGGACCCAGCCCAAAACTTCCGGTAGCTTCCAGGCTCCCTTTGGCTATACCCTATACCGTGGCACTGGTCGCAACGCCACGCAGCAACAGTCCGAAGTTGTTAAGACGAGCTCGGACTTGAAAGACACGGTGTTTGTTGATCGGGGCCGCAACACGCTGGAAAACGCGTTTACTTACCGGCTGGAGTTTTTCCAGAAGGATTTAGCAAACCCAACGAATCCGGTAGTTGAAAGATCCGGGCCGGCTAGTACGGTTCGGTTGAGCGGAGTGCCAAACGAGAGTGCTAACCAGGTACGGCTAAACTGGTCCTTCAAGGTGCCGTGGAAAAACACGGAGCCGGGCCGCTACACGGTTATCTACCGCCGCAACCCGGGCAGTGCCGACTTTGTGCGCCTTGATTCGGTGCAGCGGGATACAACCTACATTGACCGCGGCGACAAACCACAATTTCCGTTGCGGCCTGGGGAGACCTACTCGTATTACGTGCGCACCAACGGTACGTATAACGACCCCAATCTTCCGGACCCCCTGTTGAACCTGAGTCAGCGGCTGACCGTGCTGCTGGTTCCAACGCCATGCCCGCCCGTCGTAACGGTGCAGAGCGACTGTGAGCAGCTGAAAACAAAAGTGCTGAACCGGCCCGGCTATTTCCCGGCGCCTGGGGAAACTTACACCAACCAGCTAACCTGGGAGTTGAATCCAAAGGACCCGGAAGGCTGCAGCACGGACATTGCGTACTACCGCATCTTCTACCGGCGCACAACAGATACCGACTTCACGCTGATTGACTCTACCAGCAGCCCCGTACGGTCGTATTCCCACCGCGGGCTTAGCGAGCAGGCTGCGTGCTACAAAGTGCAGGCTGTAGGTGTGCTGGGTGGCCGTCGTAGTGCACTCAGCGCGGAGGTTTGTGTCGATAACTGTATCATCTTCGAGTTGCCCAACATCTTCACTCCGAACGGGGACGGTATCAACGACACTTTCCGGCCGCGGGTAGCCTCGCCGCTGCGCAAAGTGCGGTTCCAGGCCTTCAACCGTTGGGGTGTCAAGGTATTTGAGGGCGACGGTGACCCCAATATCAACTGGACGGGCAATGCCACGTCGGGTGAGCGGGGCAAAGGCGTACAGGTACCCGATGGTGTGTACTACTACTTGGCCGAGGTCGAGTTTGCCGATGCCAACTCGACTAAGATTACCTACAAAGGCTGGGTGGAAATAACCCACTAG
- the fabD gene encoding ACP S-malonyltransferase has protein sequence MKAVIFPGQGSQFTGMGRDLYEQQPAARQLMDQANEILGFSLTDVMFTGSDEDLRQTNVTQPAIFLHSVALATVLPDLRPDMVAGHSLGEFSALVAAKVLKFEDALQLVAQRAQAMQAACQEQPGTMAAILGLDDETTVRICQEITEAGNVVVAANFNCPGQLVISGSQRGIELACEQLKAAGAKRALPLPVGGAFHSPLMQSAEAALAQAIERTQFSAGICAVYQNVDAAPHRDPDEIRQNLVRQLTAPVRWTQSVQRMVADGATEFVECGPGKVLLGLVKKIAPEAAGSSAAV, from the coding sequence ATGAAAGCAGTTATTTTCCCCGGTCAGGGCAGCCAGTTCACCGGTATGGGCCGCGACCTGTACGAGCAGCAGCCCGCCGCCCGCCAGCTGATGGACCAGGCCAACGAAATTCTGGGCTTCAGCCTCACCGACGTCATGTTCACCGGCTCGGATGAAGACCTGCGCCAAACCAACGTGACCCAGCCTGCCATTTTCCTGCATTCGGTAGCCCTGGCCACGGTACTGCCCGACCTGCGCCCGGATATGGTAGCCGGTCATTCTCTGGGCGAGTTTTCGGCTCTGGTAGCGGCCAAGGTGCTCAAGTTTGAAGATGCTCTGCAGCTGGTAGCCCAGCGCGCGCAGGCTATGCAGGCCGCTTGTCAGGAGCAGCCCGGTACTATGGCTGCCATTCTCGGCCTCGACGACGAGACGACGGTGCGTATTTGCCAGGAAATTACTGAGGCCGGCAACGTCGTGGTGGCCGCCAACTTCAACTGCCCCGGTCAATTGGTCATTTCCGGCTCCCAGCGGGGTATCGAGCTGGCCTGTGAGCAGCTGAAGGCCGCCGGCGCCAAGCGGGCCCTGCCACTGCCCGTAGGCGGCGCCTTCCATTCGCCCCTGATGCAGTCGGCGGAAGCGGCGCTGGCACAGGCCATCGAGCGGACGCAGTTCTCGGCCGGTATCTGTGCCGTGTACCAGAACGTGGATGCCGCCCCGCACCGCGACCCAGACGAAATCCGCCAAAACCTGGTGCGCCAGCTCACGGCCCCGGTGCGGTGGACCCAGAGCGTGCAGCGCATGGTAGCCGACGGCGCCACCGAATTTGTGGAGTGCGGTCCGGGCAAAGTATTGCTGGGCTTGGTGAAGAAGATTGCCCCGGAAGCGGCTGGCAGTTCGGCTGCAGTGTAA
- the folK gene encoding 2-amino-4-hydroxy-6-hydroxymethyldihydropteridine diphosphokinase, which yields MSTAYLLLGSNLGDRKATLAAAVVRLGSWAGKVTAQSGLYETAAWGLEEQPAFLNQAVELHTDLSPLDLLAACQQVEQQAGRERLVRWGARTLDVDILLYDDLIVELAELQVPHPRLPERRFALVPLAEIAAEVVHPGFGKTVTQLLADCQDELTVNRINY from the coding sequence ATGAGTACAGCCTACCTACTGCTGGGCAGCAACTTAGGTGACCGGAAGGCTACTTTAGCGGCGGCTGTTGTCCGGCTTGGCAGTTGGGCTGGGAAGGTCACGGCGCAGTCGGGCCTCTATGAAACCGCCGCATGGGGCCTAGAAGAACAACCCGCCTTCCTGAATCAGGCGGTGGAGCTGCACACCGACCTTTCGCCGCTCGATTTGCTGGCCGCTTGTCAGCAGGTCGAGCAGCAGGCTGGCCGGGAGCGGCTCGTGCGTTGGGGAGCCCGCACCCTCGACGTGGACATTCTGCTGTATGATGACCTGATTGTGGAGCTAGCTGAGCTACAAGTGCCCCACCCCCGCCTGCCCGAACGACGTTTTGCTCTGGTCCCACTGGCCGAAATTGCGGCGGAAGTAGTTCATCCGGGGTTCGGCAAGACGGTAACGCAACTCTTGGCAGATTGCCAGGATGAGTTGACCGTGAACAGGATTAACTACTGA